A portion of the Marinobacter alexandrii genome contains these proteins:
- a CDS encoding cadherin domain-containing protein, with protein MKKLVLLTFLLSTFSIVQAQIAGGIYSIGAGEDYETLVAALTDINTNGISGNVTLELVDGHVEDAYLPISNYPGNFDFELTIRPEAGATSVQLISSANSFVIELSDATNVIIDGRAGGVGEPVMEIKTFEAARFEAIRIARSASNVQIKYCKIQFGGWGIATNGNFIQTDILIENCVFSTPEITTPKGMYAVFVVNGNVVIRNNSFQSPNLNYTPDGISAYSAIRSRSIAEIYNNFISVGHVASDELYGIHIERNGTAEISHNTIAFQGGSASNVTNSVFPLFFNHGSGVTIQNNIIYNGFDCDGDCNRGAIKFDTFRGGSLALNDNAIGVSTSNTAPFNFYFLDGESANILENFPNNNFVGSGSFNFVDFQQNDLTITESTLNSTSVFRTSNDADIATDIFGNARNPSIKTKGAVESPFSDGDNNIYTMSAPELSSITLQDIGNSGRINIEVENPTTDLTFTPTFTLAPGATIDPEGGQPFDYSRVANFTVFFDVTAANGIDAKRWILSVTGTNRWPAGTYSVGTGGDFEDLESASNSFAIFGIEGDVTLELKDGYSANWDSFFQGAGIDEHTITIRPEVGATEIAPFFQNVGGRHLIIDGRPGGVGQSVLSFKSLRVNMFSGASSAQIRYVKFLRLNGINSGNLFGLQVRGGTGDVLVEHCEFNTNGFEQRGTLQGLIIDGAGNARISNNKFYNIEHNSSGESRSIDVLGEIGKIDIVNNSISLGSTRALNIYGIQLNNQVTGEVNILHNTINIGGTSSGNTSAMLISGDPSSLKIKNNMVSLTGGGSRTGLSWTNGSGTRDIDFNNISGIEPIAYNSGDVVANTADDFKSNFINSSSEDVTFTNASVGDLSLSASLNNNSQVRTVFDASLPEDINGTTRSSFPMKGAYDAPGSGFNDILSLNFEGASGLTLDAENATVSVDADPALDRSNLAVDITIPPGAFISPDPSVGQDYTTPMTFTVTSENDIDKTWMVTMQDAQVAPSGLSLSTNDVVENTPTNTTFATFVTTDGNSEDTHTYELVAGEGDDRNNRFTIVDNGLQSTAGLNFEGFNTLSIRVRTTDNTGLSFEKALIIEVTDINEAPEDLYVDENEWDEGIAANTAFTDLLVDDEDEEDSFTFSFVSGDGDSDNDKFDLDGANLITLVDFDFESQNEFSIRVRVTDLGGLMYESIIEIFIYDIEEVPTNITLSSNNIDENSPPGTVVANLSTEDDDEADTHTYSLVVGDGAENNNAFQISGDQLLNEGDLNFETKSSYNIRIQTDDGNGGTFEKAFIISINNVNEAPTDISLANSTVDESNPVGTLIGLLDVTDEDLTDNYTYSLKGGVTDNESFGIDEDQLVTTVELDFETKASYTVEVIVTDQGGLTFEKAFIITVNDLPAQITSIVLDGTTINENEATNSAVGNLSSFGEDLSGSYTYTFAAGTGDEDNASFSLSGDQLLTSESFNFEAKSIYSILIMSDDGSLTGTQVFTISINDVNEAPTDMDLVGNSIMENNTVGEVIGSLSATDEDAGNSFTYSLVAGVGDTDNAAFSFSGDQLLAATVFDFEAQSSYTVRVETNDGNGGTYQESFTIEILNENESIVAANPIADQELDEGFSSLEIDLAAVFVDTDGDVLSFSVSSSNTAVVTVNNTVSTLTITEVGGFGSSTITVTADDGSGVTTSDAFEVTVVEVNEAPIVANSFPDGFGAPEGFGMTQINYGDVFSDPDGDELTITVSSSDKSVVTVELILNNQFSVNEVGVGVSTITVTATDGDGASASDTFTFTVTEAPLGFEDEIAIEVYPNPATDFVNIHASEQMTIYLTNSKGQSIQSDTGQAVRMNVSELSSGVYFLRITNGESTTYKRIIKAN; from the coding sequence ATGAAAAAATTAGTACTACTTACATTTCTTCTTTCAACATTCTCAATAGTCCAAGCTCAAATTGCTGGAGGCATCTATTCTATAGGGGCAGGAGAAGATTATGAAACCTTAGTAGCCGCTTTGACAGACATCAACACAAACGGTATCTCAGGAAATGTCACGCTGGAATTGGTGGATGGACACGTAGAAGATGCTTATTTGCCTATTAGTAACTATCCAGGGAATTTTGATTTTGAGCTCACAATAAGACCAGAGGCCGGTGCTACTTCTGTACAGTTAATTAGTTCTGCAAATAGTTTTGTTATCGAGCTCTCAGATGCGACAAACGTCATCATTGATGGACGTGCCGGCGGAGTTGGTGAACCCGTGATGGAGATCAAAACTTTTGAAGCTGCCAGATTCGAGGCTATTCGCATAGCTCGATCCGCTAGTAACGTACAAATTAAATATTGCAAAATACAATTTGGCGGCTGGGGTATCGCTACCAATGGCAATTTTATTCAGACTGATATATTAATTGAAAACTGTGTTTTTTCCACGCCAGAGATTACTACACCGAAAGGCATGTATGCCGTGTTTGTAGTTAATGGTAACGTTGTTATTAGGAACAACTCTTTTCAAAGTCCAAACTTGAACTATACACCAGACGGAATCTCAGCATACTCGGCAATCCGCTCCAGGTCTATTGCCGAAATTTACAACAACTTTATTTCAGTAGGACATGTAGCCTCAGATGAACTATACGGTATTCATATTGAGCGTAATGGTACTGCTGAAATCTCGCATAATACCATTGCGTTTCAAGGCGGATCTGCCAGTAATGTTACCAACAGTGTATTCCCTCTTTTCTTCAATCACGGAAGCGGAGTAACTATTCAAAATAACATTATTTATAATGGTTTTGATTGTGATGGGGACTGTAATAGGGGAGCTATTAAATTTGATACTTTTCGAGGAGGAAGTCTAGCTTTAAATGACAATGCCATAGGTGTATCCACCAGCAATACAGCCCCATTTAATTTTTATTTTCTTGATGGTGAGTCGGCCAATATTTTGGAAAACTTCCCTAACAATAATTTTGTTGGAAGTGGTTCTTTTAATTTTGTCGATTTCCAACAAAATGATTTAACGATCACCGAAAGCACATTGAATAGCACCTCAGTATTTCGCACCTCCAATGATGCCGATATTGCTACGGACATTTTTGGGAATGCCAGGAATCCTTCTATTAAAACAAAGGGAGCTGTAGAATCTCCCTTTTCGGATGGGGATAACAATATCTACACCATGTCGGCACCAGAACTGTCAAGCATTACGCTTCAAGACATTGGAAACTCTGGAAGAATCAACATTGAGGTAGAAAACCCCACTACTGACCTCACATTCACACCAACCTTCACACTTGCTCCTGGGGCCACTATAGATCCTGAAGGAGGGCAACCATTTGACTATAGTCGAGTGGCTAATTTTACAGTTTTCTTTGATGTGACTGCTGCCAATGGAATAGATGCTAAGAGGTGGATACTTAGTGTGACAGGAACGAATCGCTGGCCAGCAGGCACATACAGTGTTGGTACAGGTGGAGATTTCGAAGACCTGGAAAGTGCTAGTAACTCATTCGCCATATTTGGAATCGAAGGAGATGTAACGCTCGAATTAAAAGATGGGTATTCTGCAAATTGGGATTCTTTTTTCCAAGGAGCTGGCATAGATGAGCACACCATCACCATAAGACCTGAGGTTGGCGCTACTGAAATAGCACCATTTTTTCAAAACGTAGGAGGTCGTCATCTCATTATTGACGGTAGGCCAGGTGGTGTGGGTCAATCTGTACTATCTTTCAAATCCCTTCGCGTAAATATGTTTAGTGGTGCGTCTTCTGCTCAAATACGATATGTTAAATTTTTGAGATTAAATGGTATCAATAGTGGAAACTTATTTGGACTACAAGTAAGAGGTGGGACCGGAGATGTATTAGTTGAACATTGCGAATTCAATACAAATGGGTTTGAGCAAAGAGGAACCTTACAAGGACTTATCATTGATGGTGCCGGAAACGCTCGAATTTCTAATAACAAATTCTATAACATTGAGCACAATTCTAGTGGAGAAAGTCGATCCATCGATGTATTAGGAGAGATAGGAAAAATCGATATAGTAAACAACAGCATAAGCCTGGGATCCACACGAGCTCTCAATATTTACGGAATACAACTAAACAATCAAGTCACAGGTGAAGTCAATATTCTTCACAACACCATCAACATAGGTGGAACCAGCAGCGGAAATACATCAGCCATGCTGATCTCTGGCGATCCTTCAAGCCTCAAAATCAAGAACAACATGGTGTCCTTAACAGGTGGGGGAAGTAGAACAGGATTAAGCTGGACGAATGGTTCAGGTACCAGAGATATCGATTTTAACAACATCTCCGGTATTGAACCGATTGCTTACAATTCTGGCGATGTGGTAGCAAATACAGCAGATGACTTCAAATCCAATTTTATCAATTCAAGCTCGGAAGATGTAACCTTCACAAATGCTTCCGTTGGCGATCTCTCTTTATCTGCAAGCTTGAACAACAACTCACAGGTTAGAACAGTATTTGACGCCAGCCTCCCTGAAGACATAAATGGTACTACAAGAAGTTCTTTTCCTATGAAGGGGGCTTATGATGCCCCAGGAAGTGGATTTAACGATATTCTTAGTTTGAATTTTGAGGGTGCTTCAGGTCTGACTCTTGATGCAGAAAATGCAACTGTTTCTGTTGATGCTGACCCAGCACTTGACAGAAGTAACCTAGCTGTTGATATAACTATTCCACCTGGTGCTTTCATTTCTCCTGACCCATCTGTAGGTCAGGATTATACTACCCCAATGACATTCACGGTTACTTCCGAAAATGATATTGACAAGACCTGGATGGTAACAATGCAAGATGCTCAAGTTGCTCCTTCAGGCCTCAGCTTGTCAACTAACGATGTGGTAGAGAATACACCAACGAATACCACTTTTGCAACCTTCGTCACAACAGATGGTAACTCAGAGGACACACACACCTATGAGCTTGTAGCAGGAGAAGGAGATGACAGGAACAACCGATTCACGATTGTAGACAATGGCTTACAATCAACCGCCGGGCTTAACTTCGAAGGTTTCAATACTTTAAGTATCCGTGTAAGAACCACCGACAATACGGGTCTTAGCTTTGAAAAAGCACTAATCATAGAAGTGACTGACATTAATGAAGCTCCAGAAGATCTGTATGTTGATGAGAATGAGTGGGACGAAGGAATTGCTGCCAATACGGCATTCACGGATTTATTAGTTGATGACGAAGACGAAGAAGATTCATTTACTTTTTCGTTTGTAAGTGGGGATGGGGATTCAGACAATGATAAGTTTGATTTAGACGGAGCGAATCTCATCACCTTGGTTGATTTTGATTTTGAGTCTCAAAATGAATTTTCTATAAGAGTGCGTGTTACGGACTTAGGTGGATTAATGTACGAATCAATCATTGAAATATTCATTTACGATATAGAGGAAGTACCAACAAATATCACTCTCAGTTCAAATAATATAGATGAAAACAGTCCTCCAGGAACAGTCGTAGCTAATTTATCTACCGAGGATGATGATGAAGCAGATACTCATACTTACTCCCTAGTTGTAGGAGATGGAGCTGAAAACAATAATGCTTTCCAAATATCTGGTGATCAATTGCTGAATGAAGGAGACCTCAATTTTGAAACAAAAAGTAGCTACAATATTCGTATTCAAACCGATGATGGCAATGGAGGAACTTTCGAGAAAGCATTTATAATCAGTATCAATAATGTTAATGAAGCGCCTACGGATATTTCTCTTGCCAATAGTACTGTGGATGAAAGTAATCCAGTTGGCACATTGATCGGCTTGCTAGATGTTACAGATGAGGACTTGACTGACAACTATACCTATTCACTTAAAGGAGGTGTGACAGACAATGAATCATTCGGCATAGATGAAGATCAATTGGTTACGACTGTTGAACTGGATTTTGAGACAAAAGCATCCTACACCGTGGAAGTAATCGTTACCGATCAGGGGGGATTGACTTTTGAGAAAGCCTTTATCATTACGGTAAATGACCTTCCTGCCCAGATAACTTCGATTGTTTTGGATGGCACCACCATCAATGAGAATGAAGCAACCAACAGTGCAGTAGGGAATCTTTCTTCTTTCGGTGAAGACCTTTCTGGAAGCTATACATATACCTTTGCCGCTGGTACTGGCGATGAAGACAATGCTTCGTTCTCTCTCTCCGGCGATCAGTTGCTTACATCTGAAAGCTTCAACTTCGAGGCGAAGAGCATCTACAGCATTCTAATCATGAGTGATGATGGGAGTCTTACCGGAACACAGGTCTTCACCATTAGCATAAATGATGTAAATGAAGCTCCTACAGATATGGATTTAGTTGGAAACAGCATCATGGAGAATAACACTGTTGGAGAGGTCATTGGAAGCTTAAGCGCTACGGATGAAGATGCTGGAAATAGCTTTACCTATAGCTTGGTAGCAGGAGTTGGGGATACGGATAATGCCGCGTTCTCCTTCTCTGGCGATCAACTTCTCGCGGCTACTGTTTTTGATTTTGAGGCGCAATCAAGCTACACGGTACGTGTGGAAACCAACGACGGAAACGGCGGAACGTATCAGGAATCCTTTACCATTGAGATCTTGAATGAGAATGAAAGCATTGTTGCTGCCAATCCAATAGCAGATCAGGAGTTAGATGAAGGGTTCTCTTCCCTGGAAATTGATCTGGCAGCTGTTTTTGTTGATACGGACGGTGACGTTCTTTCTTTCTCCGTTTCCAGCTCAAATACAGCGGTTGTCACAGTGAACAATACGGTATCAACCCTTACCATTACAGAAGTTGGAGGTTTTGGTTCTTCTACTATAACTGTAACTGCGGATGATGGGTCTGGTGTAACTACTTCGGATGCATTTGAGGTGACCGTGGTAGAAGTCAATGAGGCACCTATTGTTGCAAACTCTTTCCCGGATGGTTTTGGAGCTCCAGAAGGGTTTGGCATGACTCAAATCAACTACGGGGATGTATTCTCAGATCCTGATGGTGATGAACTTACCATAACGGTATCCAGTAGTGATAAGAGTGTGGTAACTGTTGAGCTTATACTCAACAACCAGTTTTCGGTAAACGAAGTTGGGGTAGGTGTAAGTACCATTACCGTAACTGCAACAGATGGCGATGGTGCATCAGCTAGTGATACATTCACTTTCACCGTCACAGAAGCTCCTCTGGGATTTGAAGATGAAATAGCTATCGAAGTATATCCAAATCCAGCAACTGACTTTGTAAACATCCATGCAAGTGAGCAGATGACGATTTATCTCACCAACTCGAAAGGACAATCCATCCAATCTGATACTGGACAAGCTGTACGAATGAATGTGAGTGAGCTCAGTTCGGGGGTTTATTTCTTGAGAATCACCAATGGTGAGTCTACCACATACAAACGAATCATAAAGGCAAACTAA
- a CDS encoding T9SS type A sorting domain-containing protein produces MKIRYLLSLLTTVLFHFTEANAQTVNIPDAQFKAALLTHTPTIDSNSDGEIQLTEAESYTYTMNVNNKGITDLTGIEAFPNISRLEARQNNISSVNLSQNPLLKNLSLGNNQLTSIDLSENLLLEYVWMNGNQLSSLDFSAHTFLTDVNLLSNNLETLDVSNSPNLTDLVLANNSIQEIDLSNNILLQQLYLNENFISQLSLASQSELEILVLYDNQLTQIDLANNTALRSLDLSENPVFGHLDLSAHTSIDYLKVNDTQLETLNIANGNNMNVNYFSANNNDSLECIQVDDVAYATSNFTVVDSHVSFSLDCRPIIEVDRQLYDCVDLGTVATATLTDVSFIGEVDFTLGDVLLYKTNRGRYGKLLITSNIDGEIALDWVTYNTNGSVYTEGQLDVVQATDLDRGTSQSIPNGNADFVWSRNTFSPTNGALFNVYDGIVEIPDEDFKNVLLNHDPVIDTNGDGEIQLCEAKAFDGFLYADNASIFNLQGIEAFSNIPYLNVSKNTISRANLDWNHALRYLNFSENNMLVLDVSKNTQLINLDCSNNRIFGLNLQKNTALQSLVCSNNQLRSLNLSENDSLYVLVASHNLLTQLDLSLNPLLHTIDGSYNRLESIDLNQNRKLKKVTLNNNQLRFIDFTNQAVLNSLEVSRNEIEKIDLSQNNELLWLSASDNALITILFPTNKRLYEIDLNDNRLRSLDVADFSILEKLNVSENRLETINVTGSLSLKYLNIGSNFLSGSIDLSRHSKLRTIWAAKNNFSEVNIANEANHFIRNPYHFDMRSNRNLFCIEVDDVGYAETVFTNKDSHTSYSTDCNKSKSNISSKIQSDSNSQEKTLENTIAIYPNPTTNVVHIKASEIVSVSLIDINGKVILVDRGMSLKFNIRSFTSGIYILQVNNGTSSTKHKIIKTN; encoded by the coding sequence ATGAAAATAAGATATCTATTATCGCTTCTAACAACTGTACTATTTCATTTCACAGAAGCAAATGCGCAAACTGTAAATATCCCAGATGCACAATTCAAAGCCGCATTGCTCACACATACACCTACAATAGACAGCAACAGCGATGGTGAAATACAACTTACAGAGGCCGAAAGCTACACCTATACAATGAATGTCAATAACAAAGGAATTACTGATCTGACAGGTATAGAAGCCTTTCCCAATATTTCACGATTGGAAGCCCGACAGAACAACATCAGTTCGGTAAACCTATCTCAGAATCCTCTACTAAAAAATCTATCCTTAGGTAACAATCAGCTTACTTCCATAGATCTTTCTGAGAACCTGCTCCTCGAATATGTATGGATGAATGGTAACCAGTTGTCATCACTAGATTTTAGCGCACACACTTTCTTAACTGACGTTAATTTATTGAGCAATAATCTGGAAACACTCGATGTTTCTAACAGTCCCAATCTCACAGATCTAGTACTGGCAAATAATAGCATTCAGGAAATAGATCTGAGTAATAATATACTTCTACAGCAACTGTATCTTAATGAAAACTTTATCTCTCAGCTATCTCTTGCTTCACAAAGTGAGCTTGAGATTTTGGTATTGTACGATAATCAACTCACCCAGATTGACCTTGCCAACAACACGGCACTTAGGTCGCTGGACTTGAGCGAAAATCCTGTTTTCGGTCACTTGGATTTAAGTGCGCATACAAGCATTGATTATCTAAAAGTCAACGACACTCAGCTAGAAACTCTCAACATTGCCAATGGCAATAACATGAACGTAAATTATTTCAGCGCAAATAATAACGATTCACTAGAATGTATCCAGGTAGATGATGTGGCTTACGCTACATCCAATTTTACGGTAGTAGATAGTCATGTTTCGTTCAGTTTGGATTGTCGTCCTATCATTGAAGTAGATAGGCAATTGTATGACTGTGTAGATCTTGGCACAGTTGCTACAGCCACTCTTACAGATGTTTCATTTATCGGCGAAGTAGACTTCACTTTGGGAGATGTGCTACTTTACAAAACAAATAGAGGGCGATACGGAAAGCTCCTGATAACCTCCAACATCGATGGAGAAATTGCCTTGGATTGGGTGACTTACAATACCAATGGATCAGTCTACACTGAAGGTCAATTGGACGTCGTTCAAGCCACAGATTTAGATAGAGGCACTTCGCAAAGCATCCCAAATGGCAATGCGGATTTTGTCTGGTCCAGAAACACATTTTCACCTACAAATGGTGCACTGTTCAATGTTTATGACGGAATCGTAGAAATCCCTGATGAAGATTTCAAAAATGTATTGCTTAACCATGATCCAGTCATTGACACCAACGGTGATGGTGAAATTCAACTGTGTGAAGCCAAAGCATTTGATGGCTTTCTATACGCAGATAATGCCAGCATATTCAACCTACAAGGCATTGAAGCCTTTTCAAACATTCCGTATTTGAATGTAAGTAAGAATACCATTAGCAGAGCGAATCTGGATTGGAACCATGCACTGAGATACCTGAATTTCAGCGAAAACAATATGCTGGTGCTAGATGTAAGCAAGAACACACAGTTGATAAACTTGGACTGTAGCAACAACCGCATATTCGGTCTTAATCTTCAAAAAAATACTGCGTTGCAGTCTTTGGTTTGTTCAAATAATCAACTGCGATCACTCAACTTATCTGAAAATGACAGTCTGTACGTATTGGTGGCCAGCCATAACTTATTGACACAGCTAGACCTTTCACTTAATCCGCTATTGCATACTATAGATGGCTCATACAATAGGCTCGAATCAATCGATTTGAATCAAAATAGAAAACTTAAGAAAGTGACGTTGAACAACAATCAGCTTCGCTTCATAGACTTTACCAACCAGGCAGTTTTGAATTCGTTGGAGGTCTCCCGCAATGAAATCGAAAAAATTGATTTAAGTCAAAACAATGAACTATTGTGGCTGAGTGCTTCTGACAATGCACTGATCACGATTCTTTTTCCGACAAACAAGCGTCTCTATGAAATTGACTTGAATGACAACCGATTACGTTCATTAGATGTCGCTGATTTTTCTATTTTAGAAAAACTGAATGTAAGCGAAAATAGGCTTGAAACAATCAATGTTACTGGAAGCCTGTCTTTGAAGTACCTCAATATTGGAAGTAATTTCTTGTCAGGATCGATTGATTTGAGTCGACACTCAAAGCTTAGAACCATCTGGGCTGCAAAGAATAATTTTTCTGAGGTTAATATAGCCAATGAAGCAAATCATTTCATAAGAAATCCTTACCACTTTGATATGCGCTCCAACCGAAATCTATTTTGCATTGAGGTGGATGACGTTGGATATGCAGAGACAGTATTTACCAACAAAGATTCGCATACATCTTATAGCACAGATTGTAATAAATCGAAATCGAATATTTCGTCAAAGATTCAGTCTGATAGCAATAGTCAAGAAAAAACACTTGAAAATACAATTGCCATCTACCCAAATCCAACTACCAATGTGGTTCACATTAAAGCAAGTGAAATCGTTTCAGTAAGTCTTATCGATATCAATGGAAAAGTAATATTGGTCGATAGAGGGATGAGCCTAAAATTCAATATTAGATCTTTCACATCAGGCATTTACATCCTGCAGGTGAATAATGGCACCAGCTCCACTAAGCATAAGATCATCAAAACAAACTAA
- a CDS encoding LuxR family transcriptional regulator, whose amino-acid sequence MWSKSLSLVFVLLPCVLFSQSDLAKSANDLIEGEKYEEAITRADSLLRLPQFYEDYYYLYSRKGDAYYYLADIKNSLKNYLLSIEEPQILLLENQKALQESLSNVGFCYSELGIHEKAYTYYQRSFNLAVELNDSTEVAIGYFNMSNALLKQGDLQRGMQLLEEAYAIDKQRKDTAAIGFDLNALGYAALELNNVDQSIKYFKESIALLQKSTGNYNSLGTRYNNLSKAFLRKQAWDSALYYNRKSIQIHEELNDEINLAERWVNRAVILNKMNLPAEAINWGTKAKEKVASLEKSDLILKANHTLIESYEKQGKLNAALTLAENNLKLAGQVRSLGQSLIAQKKYASLLAKVGRSNQAYEALNFANVLADSINTIDAQRATSELAVKYEVDKIENENEILKLQNDVASAQLAKEQTTNFWLTLLVIITVLAGVVISYVFISRSKIKEQLMQSEISELRLQIKQLIDYKPEESSISLEQINKALKEPLSEREFEVLQMAMTDNNNSQIAEKIYVSTNTVKFHLKNIYQKLGVSNRKEALKFAFQATSG is encoded by the coding sequence ATGTGGTCAAAAAGCCTTAGTCTAGTTTTTGTTCTACTTCCATGCGTTCTATTTTCTCAATCTGATCTTGCCAAATCAGCCAATGATTTGATAGAAGGTGAGAAATATGAAGAAGCCATTACTCGAGCAGATTCCCTATTGAGATTGCCTCAATTCTACGAAGACTATTACTACCTCTATAGCAGAAAAGGTGATGCCTACTACTATCTGGCTGATATCAAAAACTCGCTGAAGAATTATCTACTATCAATAGAAGAGCCCCAAATTTTGCTTTTAGAAAATCAAAAAGCACTTCAGGAATCACTTAGCAATGTTGGGTTTTGCTATAGTGAACTAGGCATCCATGAAAAGGCCTATACATATTACCAACGCTCCTTTAATCTGGCTGTTGAGTTGAATGATAGCACAGAAGTAGCAATTGGATATTTCAATATGTCTAACGCACTCTTGAAACAAGGGGATTTGCAGCGAGGTATGCAACTATTGGAAGAAGCCTATGCCATTGACAAGCAAAGAAAAGATACGGCCGCAATCGGATTCGACCTTAATGCACTTGGGTATGCTGCGCTCGAACTCAACAATGTAGACCAATCGATAAAGTACTTCAAAGAATCCATTGCATTACTTCAAAAAAGTACCGGAAACTACAATTCTCTGGGCACACGATACAACAATCTTTCAAAAGCTTTTCTGAGAAAACAGGCATGGGATAGTGCGTTGTACTACAATCGAAAATCCATTCAAATTCATGAAGAATTGAATGATGAAATCAATCTGGCCGAACGATGGGTGAATAGAGCCGTGATTCTCAATAAAATGAATCTCCCGGCTGAAGCGATTAATTGGGGAACAAAGGCAAAGGAAAAAGTAGCATCTCTCGAGAAAAGTGACCTGATTCTAAAAGCCAATCATACACTAATTGAATCCTATGAAAAACAAGGCAAATTAAATGCAGCACTTACACTGGCAGAGAACAATCTAAAACTTGCCGGCCAAGTTCGTTCCTTAGGCCAATCACTCATCGCTCAAAAAAAATACGCCTCATTACTGGCAAAAGTGGGAAGATCAAATCAAGCGTATGAAGCGCTCAATTTTGCAAATGTCCTTGCAGATTCTATCAATACCATTGACGCACAAAGAGCTACTTCTGAACTTGCTGTAAAATATGAGGTAGATAAAATTGAGAATGAGAATGAGATTCTAAAGCTTCAAAATGATGTTGCTAGTGCTCAATTAGCAAAAGAGCAAACGACTAATTTTTGGTTGACATTATTGGTGATAATAACTGTATTGGCTGGTGTTGTTATTTCGTATGTTTTCATTTCCAGAAGTAAAATCAAAGAGCAATTAATGCAATCTGAAATCAGTGAGTTGAGGCTGCAGATCAAACAACTGATTGACTATAAACCAGAAGAATCTAGTATCTCTCTGGAGCAAATTAATAAAGCACTCAAAGAACCTTTGAGTGAGAGAGAATTTGAAGTTTTGCAAATGGCTATGACTGACAATAACAACAGTCAGATAGCGGAAAAAATCTACGTATCTACTAATACTGTGAAATTCCATCTCAAAAACATCTATCAAAAGCTAGGCGTTTCCAACCGAAAGGAAGCATTGAAATTCGCCTTTCAGGCAACTTCTGGGTAA